Proteins from one Deltaproteobacteria bacterium genomic window:
- a CDS encoding 4Fe-4S dicluster domain-containing protein, with the protein MATGELVRMHEDLDRALQKKKSDRSWVMVVDMRKCIECHACAVSCMAENVTPIGMSYRVVYGVESGDYPDLDRFPMPTNCQHCDDPPCKEACDKHEKEAIKKRSDGIVILNYEKLKKNPKAGEEAVKACPYTAISLDKGDFYTDGTPNIEPYETREFFENGSKHTRKGKKLSGTIRKCTFCLHRLEAGLIPACVSTCIGRAMYFGDGRDPKSLVSELIGMSGTRRINESFGTSPRVYYVGYAPRKCCNIVSPASCTLCHE; encoded by the coding sequence ATGGCTACGGGAGAACTTGTAAGGATGCACGAGGACCTCGATAGGGCGCTTCAAAAGAAGAAATCCGACAGGTCCTGGGTGATGGTAGTCGACATGAGGAAATGCATCGAGTGCCACGCATGCGCCGTTTCCTGCATGGCCGAAAACGTAACTCCTATCGGCATGTCGTACAGGGTTGTTTATGGCGTCGAAAGCGGGGACTACCCGGATCTCGACAGGTTTCCCATGCCCACGAACTGTCAGCACTGCGACGATCCACCCTGCAAGGAAGCCTGCGACAAACACGAGAAGGAAGCGATAAAAAAACGGTCCGACGGAATCGTCATCCTGAACTATGAGAAGCTTAAGAAAAATCCAAAGGCAGGGGAGGAAGCTGTAAAAGCCTGTCCTTACACGGCCATTTCCCTGGACAAGGGCGATTTCTACACCGACGGGACACCAAATATCGAGCCCTATGAGACGCGGGAATTTTTCGAAAATGGGAGCAAGCACACGAGAAAGGGCAAAAAACTCTCGGGGACGATCAGAAAGTGTACCTTCTGTCTTCACCGGCTGGAGGCGGGGTTGATTCCAGCCTGCGTCTCCACCTGCATCGGCAGGGCGATGTACTTTGGAGACGGGAGGGATCCGAAATCACTGGTCTCGGAGTTGATCGGAATGAGCGGGACCCGAAGGATCAACGAAAGTTTCGGAACCTCACCTCGAGTCTACTATGTCGGCTACGCACCGAGGAAGTGCTGCAACATCGTATCTCCGGCATCATGCACGTTATGCCACGAGTAA